A window of Xenopus laevis strain J_2021 chromosome 1L, Xenopus_laevis_v10.1, whole genome shotgun sequence genomic DNA:
ccATAGAAATGGTCACAGAGTTCTACTGCACAACTCTAAAAAGTAGGTCAAGTGTCTTTATCAGTCTCGTGCATTTCAGTGTTATGAATGCCTGTTAAGTTCCTTTGGAATACTGTGTACAGTGCCTAAAGTAGTATTCCTTAGTGTCAGCGGGCATGTAACACATATCAGCACATGGTAGATTTACTTCCTGCTCCCTACAGTGCTGCTTATAAAACCCTGAGGCAGCAGACTATAGCCTACCCTCCCTCCTTTTGCCCAAGCACAATTATTTCTGACTGGACTCTTTTTTGATCACTTTCCTTACATCAAATCCCTGCTTTGTCTGGTAAGAACCAACTGCTGGGGTGGCATGGGGGGCTGGGGAATAATAGGATGTCTGAAAAACCCTGCAGCAAGTTCATCACCCACGTGCAGCTATTTACTTGCTCTTTAAATCATAAAGGGGCAGTGCTTCCCACTGCTGAACATGAATGTGCCATTTTATTTATTCTCTCGCACAAAAGCAATCTGTGTATTAGTCATATCCGTAACCCTTGCGTCTATATGTAAGAAACTGAGGTGTGAATTGTATTAGTGCAATTGCCAACAGAATACTGTAAAATGCAGAAGTGTAATAACAGTTGTTAATGGAAAAAAGATCATCCCACATCTACCCAAAAAGGGTTGCAAtgtgatcatttaaaaaaaaaaaattggatattgTGCATACATTCTTTCTTAATTTgacaaaaatttaatattttgattATAAAGCCGTAATGGAGCCACATTTTACTTTATTGAACCTGAGGGATCAGTAAAGCTTTCCTTATCTGACAGTATTGAAACATGTGCAGATGTGACAGTATTTACTAATGCATCAAATCTATGATTTTTTGATTCAGCTGAAATTCAAATCTGTCCCCCAAAACTTGTCCAACTACTGAAACAATTCAaaaccctgcaaaaaaaaaaaacatattttaatttccggcttttctgagaaaaaataaaCAGTTCCCTTCAGTTTTTTGTTgtagtgaaataaaaaaacaaagatctgGATTCAGTTAGTTCAAATACAAATTACTAagccaaaacagcattgtgtaAATGATCCTGAATACACAACGAGCTCTGAGCAGCTCTTAACATGGCAGATGACAGACACGCACCTGGAAGGCCCTGAAGCCCTGCATTGCATCATGACTGTAATTATCCAAGGTATAACATTCTGAACTGAAACTGGTGAGAAAAGAAGGTTATCAAAGCAACAGAAATTCAACTATATTAGTTTAAACATCTGTAATTCTAGCAAATAGGAAGTCATAAGTAACCGAAAAATAAACTGAATGTATTACTTGTGTATAAACATATGTAAACAGAGGGATATTGGGAAATGATTTAATCCCTAATTCcaaatccctgttttattttttggcaaaCAAAATAAAGGTATGGAATACCATATCcagaaatctattatccagaaagctccaattatgcctttaatcagggccgccatcagggggaacaagtgtcccgggcatgaaggggggcgcggcagtgctgcagttttgaaaagagccagGCCCTCCTTGTGAGCAAGAacaacagccgaaatgcggaagtcaaactcctgaagcagcgaaaagaccctaagtcacaaaaatagccgaaattgaagtcctgaagctgtgaaaagacccaaagtctcgaaaggaggtgaagttgaagtcctgaagccacgagttcaattctactgaacaccaatgtgggggTTTTTCttgtttaatcccctggccaccaatgtattattttaatattctataggcccctgccaccaatgttttttttttaaaaaaattttgggaccccaattattttttttacttgtaaggggggccctggtaccaatgttttttaaaaaactatttttttggggccctaattttttttaacttgtaaggggggccctggcaccaatgtttttttttaaaaaaatattttttgggccccaattttttttaacttgtaaggggggccctggcaccaatgttatttatttatttttttttgaaatttttggggacccaattattttttttatcttgtaaggggggtcctgccaccaatgttttttttaaaaaaaattttggggccccaatttttttttacttgtaagagaggccctggcaccaatgttttaattttttaacttataagggggccctgaccatcaatagctttttataacttgtgtatcGGGGGGtaacttttttagcgctgatgtctgtggtCTTTGGGccggatggagtggggcttggatGGAGTGGGAtcttgggtggggcttgggcgctagtgtgggcggggccccaaaaatgttgttgtaaagGGCACACtcatttctaatggcggccctgcctttaataataaaatccatgaaggcagcaaaacaatcctattgggtctatttaatgtttaaatgcttttgagcagacttaagatatggtgatccaaattacagtaaaatcTCTTGTCCAGAAAACTaaaggtcccaagtattctagataatagatgctatacctgtactggACCAAACCTTTGGAAAAGAGGGGGTGGACCATTATGGTTTTTAATCTTACCCTTACTGCATGCTACAGTGCAGACTGGTAATcagggggggtcatttataaagttcgtgcagcgcatatttttcgcaaatggttgtattgcgcatgttttttgctgagcgctaatatattgcactgctctgcccgtctttccggtttttgcgaattcgcagtgtgaataaattttcgcaaatggcgcgcaaatgagacaggagtttgcgcgagcgcacccaatgtgcgaggttgttgtgcgcgaaaatagcgttaaattcgcagtttgcaaaactgttttgcgaatattttatccgccaccaaagttgtggcgtaattgagtcgcagagtgtgcgcataaagattcgcaatttgcgaattgtgacatatttataaagcccctttagacattcgcattgtgaataaaaaattcgcaattctgtatgcaccctcttattcagctttataaatataaccatgcgcagggcaaatatattcactttgcgaaccaatctgctctgcgcgaagtttataaatgacccccagggtGTTTTAATCACAtgtcttagggtcagggcacacaggcaaatctcctcttcttcgatgcgactaatctcccccaactgcctcccctgccttcccgcccgctaaaatgtaaatcgcgggcaggatggcacttggagcgattcaatttccgaagtcgcccaaagtttcctcgttaggcaacttaGTCGCCgcaatgaagaggagatttgtcgccgggcgactaatatccccgaatctgtcTGTGTGACCTGACCCTTATAGCATGAAAGTATAGCCACATAGTAAGAAACAATGAAAAAGACTTATCCCATTAACTTCCACCACCACCATTTGCCTATTATGCACATAAATGTGAAATTAGTCTGCCTGGGGTTTCTTGTTTACCAAGCAGAGACTCAAATCAGAAATCCAAAGAATATCACTAACAAGCCCTCACTTTCTGGCAGCTGATACCCAAAGAGGGCAAACTGTTGTTTTGTTTGCATGTCTTCACTGCTGAGAAACAGGAATAAATGCTGAAACACCAGTTCTATAGGATGGAGTGAATGAAGTACTTGGTTCTCTATTTTTAACTGGAATTCAGTAACCAgggatactgtatatagactagatactgtatatagactaGACTCGGATCTCTCTTCCTTAGTTCTTTCTCCTGTATATTGAATTATGTAATTACCTCTATAATGTTCacataaaagtgcttagaatgatTTATTTATCCATCTTTTGCAGAGTCTCAATGCCTTGATTGTCCTTAAGATGAAGGTATGGAAGAGGACAGCTACTGTTTTGATTCTCCTCTGTGCTGTGTTGTCCCTTTTGGTCTATGCAGAAGTCTTCTACAGGAAATGGACGTTCAATTTTGCTTCCTCCTTCTCGCAGTCGGTCACACGCTCACCTTTAAACGGCCAAAGAAGATTTCCACGGGGTCTGGAACGCAAACAGCCAATGATTTCCCAATGTAAGAGGGTATATATTCTTTAGATCACTTTTTATATGGTGAAATAAATTTGAGTCCAGAACAGGTGCAAGTTTTGTTCGGGAATGTAATCTGTCAATAATGaaggaaatgttttgtttttatcttctGATGGTGACACTACATGTGATTTTTTCCTTGTTTCTTCCATCATGATCTATACACTAAATTATACTGCAAAACTGTTTCTTGAATAATGCTCATGTTACTGCTTTTTTGGGCCCTACCTGGTGGTTTTAATTTAGAGGCTTTGGGAATGTTCTCCTGCATTGCAGGAAGCAGTATTCCTTTGATCAACAGCTCATACCCATTTCACTGGCGCACACACTCCTAACTCCTTCTTTGCCAGAAACTCCTGTGAGCCATTACCTTCATAAACTTTTCACATATGTAGCCGCCTCCCttcccactaaaaaaaaatacaatgcaagTGTTAAATGCTTCACACGATAATGAGAAATCCCTCAGTCATTTTCTTCCCACATTACTTTACAACCTGATTTCATTTTACACCTGGGAgttgaaaatgaaagcaaataattttaatgaaGTGGATCTGCACATTTCCTGGATAACAAACTCAGCAGTTTAGTTTAAGGAAAATGACATAATATTTCTAGGATCGACATATCAAGGTGTTTTATTGATGGCAGGAATGACTGTATGATGCAAGTGGATCAATTGTAGCAATAGAGAAATAGGAGACGTTATAGAGAAGGAGTAGATGGCGCAGTAAAAGAGGTTATAAGCAATGGGAGGAATGTAACTGACTGTGTATTTAAAAATCCTTTCATCAGTATTGGCCTTCTGAAGCAACATGTAACAACTTAGCCTTACCGAAAGCAATAGCAGAGAGGGACGAGCAAGTGTGCAATCCATTTGCTGCTGCTTCATAAAGCAAATGGAAGAATTTAAACAagggattatatttatataaactggtgATAAATAACTGAATGAAGTGTGCTTGAAATGGATCacttaaataaacagaataaagtGCTGTTGGGTGATTTTAGTTTAGCTTTTAAGAGTTGAGGAATGAGTGGAAAGTCTATAGGAAAAACAGAAGGTGCTAGGCAATGTCTCGCAGCATATTTGACAGTTGCACAGGTAAAACATTGTAcagtttcattacatttttgacagATCCACCTGTGCTTCTAAGCAGAGATACTAAAAAATGGTTTAAGAGAATGGCAGAGAATGACTGATTAGTAAAATGCCACTCAACACACTAATATTATTTATGCATTTCTCTGTTCCAGACACAGCTCTCTTCGAAAGCTACACACAAGCCGAGATTCGGGAGCTAGTTTCTACTTTGGTAGAAAGGTACAGCCAGTCTGCACACTCTGGAGACGACCCAAAAAATGGTGCCAGGATGAAGAGGGCCCGAGTGCGCAAACAACCTTGTACCCTCAAGGAGCTAGAGGTGAGCGTAAGCGAACTGGGCTTGGGCTATGTATCCGACGAAACTGTCCTGTTTCGCTATTGCAGTGGTACCTGCGAAGCAGCTGTACGCAATTACGACCTTTCATTGCAAAGCATACGAGGCAAGAAGAAAATCAAAAAAGAGAAGGTCAGAGCCCGGCCTTGCTGCAGGCCAACAGAGTACGACGATGATGTGTCTTTTCTGGACTCCAAAAACCATTACCATACCATCAAAGAGGTCTCTGCAAAGGACTGTGGttgtgtttgatgaaaatataGGGTAGAGAAGCAGAGGAAATAAGCCTAACAGtaaggtgaccccccccccccataaagagCGAGTGTACTCTCCCTGGTGCCAGTATGTCCAATGGGAACGAAGGGTCACAAAGTTGTATTCAATTTCTACCTCACTCAAAGCTTTCAAATGGAATTTAGCTTTGTGGCACAAACACAAAGATGGCCAGAGCAAACAAGATCATGCAATTGCACAGTGTTATGACACCCTCAGAAAAAGAGGTCAGCATCTCTGTCAGCATTTCTGCTGTTGATATGAAGGATCCTGAATTAAAGTGGAAATACTAAGATACAAATAaagaaattgaacttttttttaaaaaaaaataaatatcacaatatatttaagaatgcTCACTGCTCATGTATTTTCAACTATTTCATATAACAGTGACCAAACTGAAATGAGATGCAAAGTTTCACAGCAATAAGACATCTCCATTCAGTTGACCAAATCTAAGTATGAGAGTCTATGAGAGGTATCAGAAGGCCATTGCGTCTAGCTTTGTCATTTCCCTTCCAGAAAGGAAGTGGGCAACTACACTGAGCAGATGACGTAGTGATTGTGACTTTGGTGCCAAAAGCCTCATATTCCACAAGGCGTGACATTGACTTTTTCCATTTGTGCTGACCTTTATAATGTGTCTAAGACTGTACAGACCACCGGTTATCAACTTTATTTaattgtatacatatatgtatgtctGTCAAGAGTCAAGGAGTACTTATACTATATGTTTGTGCCTGGGGGCAGTTCCCATGCACATAATTGGGTCATGAGTATTATCAAGCTCTTTAATTATTACCCAAGGTTATATAAGGCTGTATAGCAGCAGTGTGAAGCTAGCAGTTGCACAAAGCGCTGACATTGGTATTAAAACCACACTATAGTCACACATAGCCTAGTCACATTCCACAATATGCTGATATTAGTTTAAAGAACTGATTATTCTAGTTAACAGGAGCATCTGTTGGGGATATGCAGAAAGTACCATTTTAAAGACGTATAAATCATTATTGCCAAAGCAGTTCTGACTGCATTCAGGGCCACCATCTGGGGGAACGGGGAACAGCAGTCAGGGATCCCAAGATGAAAAAAAGGCACAATTCATGGGGCGTGAAAGGGTAGGGTTTGTGGGTAAGTAGATGTGGTTTGTGGAGATCATTAGTAGACTTTGAAATAATTGGGGCATGGTTAATGCAATTTAGGGGAATggggattttcttttctttgaggCTCCTGTGTCTAACACCCAGGTGTCCCATGGGACTGGTTGGCTAATAATTGGGTCTTTCTCGGGGGAGGGCCGTGCTAAATTAGTAGTATCtggccccatgattactgatggtggccctCAATGCATTGCTCACAGTCTCCTTGTACCATGCAACAACATCCCTAACAGCTTTAGAACATCTTAGGTTAGGAGGTTCCACAAGTCACTGAGAATAACACTGGCCAATGCAGGCCATTATAGGTGTTATTAACTTGTACCACAGCCCCTTCCCACATAAAATAGATTTTAGTGACAAACTAACTAAAAGTTACTTACCCTCACATAAAATACAATCAATAAGGACCTCAATAGACCTTCTCTcctcatggtacaggtatgggatccattattcggatacccattatccagaaagctcagaattactctcttccatagactccattttatccaaataatccacattttcaaaaatgatttcctttttctctgcaataataaaacagtaccttgtacttgatccaaactaagatataattaatcctatttggtttatctaatgtttacgtgactttctagtagacttaagttatgaagatccaaattatggaaagatccgttatgtggaaaaccccaggtcccaagcatttctgTAGCTGTAGTATAATGGGTTTACCAAACATTACTACACATCCACTTACAGATGGAGAGGTACTCCATCTATGTGGAAACCCTGAAACAACGGAAGGAGGCTGATTATCTTTAAGAGATGCTTATACAAATGGCAAATGTATGCGTGTCCCCTTATATTTCATGAACTTTTTAAAATACCAGTGTAATAAAACTATAGGAGGCAAGTTACAATAATACACACAGATAACCTATTAATCTGGTGCCAGAAAAGTTGCCATGCATAAGATACACCTTGTAGAATAATGAAATGCAGTTCTGTTTACCTACGGGGAGCAGTATACATTGACAAGACAATAATCCAACACTGAATCAGTCTGTGTTGATAGTGTTTATAATCttctgccaaaatgttagatcATTCAATATCAGAATGTTTGCCGTCTTTACTCAGCATGTCATAATCTACTGCTTATATGGATATATCACCCCCTAGTGGTGTTTAAAATAAACTAAGCATtacaaataacaatacatctTTTAAATCTCCAAAATCAACATTCTCTCTCCAAAGTCTGACATTTAGTTCTTGGAGCTTGAGCAATAGAAAGGTTGAGTTACATGCCTATGATACCGAGGGGCTCACTTTGTATGAAATCAAGCTTTACTGCATAAAATCTGGATATCATTCAAAAAAGATTTGAGCACCACTTATTTATAGTTGGGTGAATCATCACTATTACTGATTGAGTGCAAGTTGCTCTGTGCAGACAGATCAGTGAGAAGCAGCAAAAAGGAACAAGTTTGTGACTAAAACAGTCTATAATTTGTGCAGTAGTAAGTCTCTCATGCATACAATCAATTTTCTATGACATTCATATGTTATTTGTAGGGAATGACCTTATTAAAATGAAACCTTACAGCAGAACAATCTGTCCAGGCTGTTTTTCATTCCCTGCTGCCTGCCCCTTCCATGTGTCTCTAC
This region includes:
- the LOC108712727 gene encoding neurturin — its product is MKVWKRTATVLILLCAVLSLLVYAEVFYRKWTFNFASSFSQSVTRSPLNGQRRFPRGLERKQPMISQYTALFESYTQAEIRELVSTLVERYSQSAHSGDDPKNGARMKRARVRKQPCTLKELEVSVSELGLGYVSDETVLFRYCSGTCEAAVRNYDLSLQSIRGKKKIKKEKVRARPCCRPTEYDDDVSFLDSKNHYHTIKEVSAKDCGCV